The genomic interval ATCTTTGTCACCTCTTTACTTCGTCGACGTCTCACGCCAGTGACACCACTATTGTTCACGGTTCGACTGTTCCATCGACGCTGCTGCCATTGTCGACGCCACTGATCCTCCACAACAAGCAAAATCTCTTCAATTTTAGGTGGATCTTGTTTCTTATttcatttaatttctaatttcatGATTTATACTTTGTAGTACTTTAATTGTTATGTTGATtgcataaattaataattttgagaaattgacataggttatggagaaatttttaaaatgaagtaTTAAGTCTTCTAAGAATTCTATGGAAGAAAATATTCTCGCGTTGAATTCAACCCGGATGATGTTGTTAGTGACCCAGGGCTACACAAATTAATTAATGAATTTGTTGTTTCTATTAGAGATCAGATTCGAAGAGAATATTTGATTAGAGGACCTTGTCAACCATTTGGTCATAGTTATCCCCAAAGACAATTTGGTAAAGAGCATAGAAGTTTCCAAGttgtttggtttaaaaaaatttcatggtTAGAGTACAACATATCAAAAGATGTAACtttttatttttggtgttatctctttaaaaattctcatAGAGGATGTCGAGTTAGAGGTGAGACATTTACTAATTCAGGGATGACTAATTAGAGAAAAGCAATGGAAAGTATTTAATATGCATGTTGGTGGTGTAGCTAGTGCTCACAATGATGCAAGAACACAACTTGAGGCTTTTCAAAATCAACGACAAAGTATGTCGCATTTGCTACAAGCACAGGGGCGTGGAATGAAGGTTGCATATCACACTCGATTAACGACAACTTTAGATGTTACACGCTTTCTTTTAAAACAAGGTTTGTCTTTCCGTGGACATGACGAGTCATTGAGTTCCTCAAATAAAGGTAACTTTCTTGAATTGATTGAGTGGTATACCCAAAGAAATGATGAGGTTGCCAAAATCATGAATGAAAATGCCCTTGGAAACAATCAAATGAAGTCTCCAATAGttcaaaaggatttaacacgGGCTTGTGCTGCTGAAGTCACAAATGTCATTCTTAATGATATAAAAGATAATATATTTTCTCTTATGGTTGATGAGTATCGAGATATTTCAGTCAAAGAACAAATGAGAGTTGTTTTAAGATACGTGAACAAGCATGAATGTGTTATTGAAAGATTTCTTACTATTGTATATGTGTCTGACACTTCTGCTATTTCTTTGAAGAAGGCTATTGATGAATTGTTTGCAAAACATAAGTTGTCATTATCAAGATTGAGAGGTCAAGGATACGA from Zingiber officinale cultivar Zhangliang chromosome 6B, Zo_v1.1, whole genome shotgun sequence carries:
- the LOC121991475 gene encoding zinc finger MYM-type protein 1-like — translated: MHVGGVASAHNDARTQLEAFQNQRQSMSHLLQAQGRGMKVAYHTRLTTTLDVTRFLLKQGLSFRGHDESLSSSNKGNFLELIEWYTQRNDEVAKIMNENALGNNQMKSPIVQKDLTRACAAEVTNVILNDIKDNIFSLMVDEYRDISVKEQMRVVLRYVNKHECVIERFLTIVYVSDTSAISLKKAIDELFAKHKLSLSRLRGQGYDGASNMRGEYNGSKALILKENSSARYDHCFAHQLQLVVVVC